From a single Rutidosis leptorrhynchoides isolate AG116_Rl617_1_P2 chromosome 5, CSIRO_AGI_Rlap_v1, whole genome shotgun sequence genomic region:
- the LOC139846515 gene encoding uncharacterized protein — MVFYFKARPEAGDYTIFMGLDKFENEELIKYGFLEDIWFHVDKMSSAHVYVRLHKGQTIDDISEGLLEDCAQLVKANSIQGNKVNNIDVVYTPWANLKKTPSMDVGQVGFHNNKAVRTVRVEKRINEVVNRLNRTKVERKPDLKAEREAVNAAERAERKVQLRDKKRREEMDRLEKERQAEVRSYKNLMVADKMTSNKDIASTQKTLQELEEDFM; from the exons ATGGTGTTCTACTTTAAAGCGAGACCCGAAGCAGGAGATTACACCATCTTCATGGGTCTTGATAAGTTCGAGAACGAAGAACTCATCAAATACGGATTCCTCGAAGACATTtg GTTCCATGTGGACAAAATGTCTTCTGCCCATGTTTATGTGAGGTTGCACAAGGGTCAAACTATCGATGACATATCTGAAGGACTTCTTGAAGATTGTGCTCAACTCGTCAAAGCAAATTCCATTCAAG GAAATAAAGTGAATAACATTGATGTTGTTTATACGCCTTGGGCAAACTTGAAGAAAACTCCATCAATGGATGTTGGCCAAGTTGGTTTCCACAACAATAAAGCT GTGCGCACTGTGAGAGTGGAAAAGCGAATAAATGAGGTAGTTAATAGACTAAACCGCACTAAAGTGGAAAGAAAACCCGATCTAAAAG CTGAGCGTGAAGCAGTTAATGCAGCAGAAAGGGCAGAAAGGAAGGTGCAGCTGAGAGACAAA AAACGCCGTGAAGAAATGGATAGGCTGGAAAAGGAAAGGCAAGCCGAAGTAAGGAGCTACAAAAATCTGATGGTTGCTGACAAAATGACTTCCAACAAAGACATTGCATCAACCCAAAAGACCCTACAAGAACTCGAAGAGGACTTCATGTAA
- the LOC139847533 gene encoding la protein 1, with amino-acid sequence MVANQLDEETVKKVIRQVEFYFSDSNLPKDKFLMNTITQSEDGMVSLALICSFARMRGHLGLGDIKPEDVSEDTVAAVAETLKANSTTLKISEDGKKVGRTTELPKAEEVIEQLDSRTIAASPIAYDVKLEEVESFFGQSAKVNSVRLPRHVGDKRVFCGTALVEFSSEEDATKISAQKLVFRGAELKLTPKKEFDEQRAIDEEAESTRREMLSNRKNGSHEEEYPKGLLVAFKLKSTSVKNDNQEKSVSVAEVTEGDGESKGFEVKSNPEQDEENNDDDKKTETKKTSADMYKDNKDVVLREDLKSVFEKFGTVKYIDFKMGEESGYIRFEEADGAQKARTAAVLTDEGGLIVKNYIAILDPVTGEAEKEYWIMLRSQEKSRGNKGNWSRGGGRNNRGGRQFNGKHNRSRDNNNSGNRQSKFQKVAAA; translated from the exons ATGGTGGCAAATCAATTGGATGAAGAAACCGTTAAGAAAGTCATTCGACAG GTTGAGTTCTATTTCAGTGATAGTAATCTTCCAAAAGATAAATTTCTTATGAATACAATTACTCAAAGTGAAGATGGCA TGGTAAGCTTGGCTTTGATATGTTCATTTGCGCGAATGAGAGGTCATCTGGGACTAGGTGACATTAAGCCTGAAGATGTTTCTGAAGATACAGTGGCAGCTGTTGCTGAAACATTGAAGGCCAATTCGACTACTCTTAAAATTTCTGAAGATG GAAAGAAAGTTGGAAGGACAACAGAACTCCCAAAAGCAGAGGAGGTAATTGAGCAACTAGATAGTAGAACGATTGCTGCATCACCGATTGCGTATGACGTAAAACTTGAGGAGGTGGAGTCCTTTTTTGGACAATCTGCAAAG GTCAATAGTGTAAGGTTGCCCCGCCATGTTGGTGATAAGCGAGTATTTTGTGGTACAGCTCTTGTTGAGTTCTCATCTGAGGAAGATGCCACAAAGATTTCGGCACAAAAACTCGTCTTTCGAGGTGCTGAGTTGAAACTAACGCCCAA GAAAGAGTTTGATGAGCAGAGAGCCATTGATGAAGAAGCTGAAAGTACCCGTCGCGAGATGCTGTCAAATCGTAAAAACGGTTCTCACGAAGAAGA GTACCCAAAAGGTTTGCTTGTTGCTTTCAAGTTGAAAAGCACGTCAGTTAAAAATGATAACCAGGAAAAATCGGTATCGGTTGCTGAGGTTACTGAAGGAGATGGTGAATCAAAGGGGTTTGAGGTGAAATCTAATCCAGAACAAGACGAGGAGAACAATGATGATGACAAAAAGACGGAGACTAAAAAAACGTCTGCTGACATGTACAAAGACAATAAGGATGTTGTTCTACGTGAGGATCTCAAGAGTGTTTTTGAGAAATTCGGTACAGTTAAG TATATTGATTTTAAGATGGGGGAGGAATCAGGATACATTCGGTTTGAAGAAGCAGATGGTGCACAGAAAGCACGTACTGCTGCTGTGCTTACTGACGAAGGTGGTCTGATCGTGAAGAACTATATTGCAATTCTTGATCCTGTAACAG GTGAAGCGGAAAAGGAGTACTGGATCATGCTCCGCAGCCAAGAAAAATCTAGAGGAAACAAAGGCAATTGGAGTAG GGGAGGAGGAAGGAACAACAGAGGTGGACGGCAATTTAATGGGAAGCATAACCGCTCAAGAGATAATAATAATTCTGGAAATCGACAAAGCAAGTTTCAAAAGGTTGCAGCTG